The DNA segment TTGGGTTATATTCATTTGGTTTATTAATTAAAAACAAAACAGTACACGACAAGTTTGTACCTATTATATGCATCACATCACCATTACTAACACTATTACTTAGTATGAACTCGACAATACTGTTTGGTAATTATGTTTTTGACAATGAACTTATCATTGTAAACGGACTCATTACCTTTATACTATTACTCTTTATTAGTAAAAAGCAACAACCAATTATTAATACTGATTTGTAGTGAGCATAACCAGCGTACAGCCAATATCTACAAATATATTGTGTTGTTCTAATAACGAATAAAATTCAGGGTTCTCTGTACCTGGATTAAACACTACGCGTTTAGGATTTAAACTTATAATATAATCGTAATATTCTTTTTGACGAACAGGGTTTACATAAAGTGTTACCGTATCTATATCTTTAAACGGCAATTGTTCCTTTTCTATAACAACTCCTTCAATATCCCCCTCTTGATTACCTATAGCAAGAACAGGATGATGGTGCTGTTTTAGCAATTTTACCGCTCTGTTTGAATAGCGATCAGGATTTGTAGAAG comes from the Flavobacterium arcticum genome and includes:
- a CDS encoding CoA-binding protein, whose protein sequence is MNTIKKTLVIGASTNPDRYSNRAVKLLKQHHHPVLAIGNQEGDIEGVVIEKEQLPFKDIDTVTLYVNPVRQKEYYDYIISLNPKRVVFNPGTENPEFYSLLEQHNIFVDIGCTLVMLTTNQY